One genomic region from Henningerozyma blattae CBS 6284 chromosome 2, complete genome encodes:
- the TBLA0B04810 gene encoding sugar porter family MFS transporter, whose translation MANIQGRQFSELTNSSTNSISMENSADAYIAPSLKDEGDLKNDEYPIEQCDESSSQIEIPKKPASAYLSVCIMCLMVAFGGFINGWDIGTIGGFVAQTDFIKRFGSLNSDGEPYLSKVRTGLLVAIFNVGCAIGSVTLGRVGDVYGRRLGLIMATVIFVAGVVIQIASTDKWYQYFIGRIIAGIGMGVIAVLSPMLISEVSPKHLRGAMVSCFQLMITFGIFLGNCCNYGTKTYDNSIQWRVGLGMQFAWCLFMVGAMLFVPESPRFLVEKGKIEEAKRSIARSNKVSVDDPSTIAEVEIVQAAVEAERAAGQAGWKELFQTSNKVFQRVIMGIAVLGLQQLTGANYFFYYGATVFNAVGLEDSFQTTIIFGVVNFASTFVALYVVDKFGRRRCLLWGAAAMTCCMVVFATVGVTSLYPNGKDQASEKWAGNVMIVFSCLFIFCFATTWAPIPFVIISESFPLRVKAKGMALGTVSNQMWNFCIGFFTPFITGAIDFYYGYVFMGCLVFAYFYVFFFVPETKGLQLEDVNIMWEEGVLPWKSNSWVPPSKRDDDYDVDALANDDQPMFKKMFGSK comes from the coding sequence atggcAAATATTCAAGGTCGTCAATTTTCTGAATTAACAAATTCATCTACGAATTCTATTTCCATGGAAAATAGTGCAGATGCTTATATAGCTCCCTCTCTTAAAGATGAAGGAGATTTAAAGAACGATGAATATCCAATAGAACAATGCGATGAGTCTTCATCTCAGATAGAAATCCCAAAAAAACCAGCCTCAGCTTATTTATCTGTCTGTATCATGTGTCTGATGGTTGCCTTTGGTGGGTTTATCAATGGTTGGGATATTGGTACTATTGGTGGATTTGTTGCACAAACTGATTTCATCAAGAGATTTGGTTCTCTCAACTCTGATGGCGAACCATACTTATCCAAAGTTAGAACTGGTTTGTTAGTAGCAATTTTCAATGTTGGTTGTGCTATCGGTTCCGTTACCTTGGGCCGTGTTGGTGATGTTTATGGCCGTCGTCTAGGTTTAATTATGGCTACCGTTATTTTCGTCGCTGGTGTTGTAATCCAAATTGCCTCTACTGACAAATGGTaccaatattttattggTAGAATTATTGCTGGTATTGGTATGGGTGTAATTGCAGTTTTATCTCCAATGTTGATTTCTGAAGTTTCTCCAAAGCATTTGAGAGGTGCTATGGTTTCATGCTTTCAATTGATGATTACTTTTGGTATTTTCTTGGGTAATTGTTGTAATTATGGTACCAAGACTTATGACAATTCTATTCAATGGAGAGTTGGTTTGGGTATGCAATTTGCTTGGTGTTTATTCATGGTCGGTGCAATGTTGTTTGTTCCTGAATCCCCAAGGTTCTTGGTTGAAAAAGGTAAGATTGAAGAAGCAAAACGCTCTATTGCCAGATCTAACAAAGTTTCAGTTGATGACCCATCCACTATTGCTGAAGTAGAAATTGTACAAGCTGCTGTTGAAGCTGAAAGAGCTGCTGGTCAAGCCGGATGGaaagaattatttcaaaCCAGTAATAAAGTTTTCCAAAGAGTGATCATGGGTATTGCTGTCTTGGGTTTACAACAATTGACAGGTGctaattatttcttctacTATGGTGCTACTGTTTTTAATGCAGTTGGTTTAGAAGATTCTTTCCAAACTACCATTATTTTTGGTGTAGTAAACTTTGCCTCCACTTTTGTTGCTTTATATGTTGTCGATAAATTTGGTCGTCGTAGGTGTTTACTATGGGGTGCAGCTGCTATGACCTGTTGTATGGTTGTTTTTGCTACAGTCGGAGTGACCAGCTTATATCCAAATGGTAAAGACCAAGCTTCTGAAAAATGGGCCGGTAATGTGATGATTGTATTTAGCTgtttattcattttctgTTTTGCTACCACCTGGGCTCCAATTCCTTTTGTCATCATTTCTGAATCTTTCCCATTGAGAGTCAAGGCCAAAGGTATGGCATTGGGTACTGTTTCTAATCAAATGTGGAATTTCTGTATTGGTTTTTTCACTCCATTCATTACTGGTGCCATTGACTTCTACTACGGTTATGTTTTCATGGGTTGTTTAGTCTTTGCATATTTCTACGTTTTCTTCTTTGTACCAGAAACCAAAGGTCTACAATTAGAAGATGTCAATATTATGTGGGAAGAAGGTGTTTTGCCATGGAAATCTAACTCATGGGTGCCGCCATCTAAAAGAGATGATGATTATGACGTAGATGCTCTAGCTAATGATGATCAACCAATGTTCAAGAAAATGTTTGGTAGTAAATAA
- the TBLA0B04780 gene encoding uncharacterized protein encodes MTTFRSKKVIGHPDQLARRNMSPNSHSKYKKKKIRYWSPPSSVIKLRILFLTVSLICGCLLLLFLNKSSEIVSYAPKAYLPSWLPGSRNSNIVYSKNELANVDINSRVRNTNTERSSISLPNLRQPYKSLTISGFASQLNLAKSSIFKKIGLKINDPSDPANLERIRFSSENLLTCDDLAYSNQILYSTERIIIKDNIKMIKDEILKPSDWLSDKFTSPEDSTLTEEDLLSQKWGRFGTSSVWVESLQYYITVSRITYSADGKKSEPDVSLVRGQLFDRNWNEVKGKYIPKLHTYSNDRERHNNPRHKACEEVINDPLSYYNCLNAKSSNSKPQDEKEWNKFLIKNYIVYPKTFHFEFNAVGKGKGMEDPRIILRKTAGFEEPMVVFNLDNGHGRKMFSLFPHRSERDLLQFNYHEDGNTVQKNWTPFFSKEDLTGLTDFYSGYVHFIKRMHPLEILRCSLVDGSCKMVYKSRISSEKNIDIIRGGTQYVPLPTILPEVYGKQIWIGFPKLHINKCGCGERFYRPMLSILVEENGVFNQEMLVPSLDFETDVLSWDEKNSACGGFNVMSPNSISAWEVLAQDPKTKRFDDYLTLTYGESDSRSSVITVRGILDYVLNIYKQKNLQDTYKDTLLDDFIIKTSFKCVADSAARTCKEYGLTHPEKTTDTDTTMNVAKQSNSL; translated from the coding sequence ATGACAACTTTTCGATCTAAAAAGGTAATTGGTCACCCTGATCAGTTAGCAAGAAGAAATATGTCTCCTAATTCtcattcaaaatataagaaaaagaaaataagaTATTGGAGCCCGCCATCATCAGTTATCAAACttagaattttatttttgactGTATCTCTCATTTGTGGCTgcctattattattgtttctAAATAAGAGCTCTGAGATTGTTTCGTATGCCCCAAAAGCTTACTTACCATCTTGGCTACCAGGATCAAGAAATTCTAATATAGTTTATTCTAAAAATGAGCTGGCAAATGTTGATATAAATAGTAGGGTTCGGAATACCAACACAGAAAGGTCCTCCATTTCTCTACCAAATTTACGTCAACCGTATAAATCTCTAACTATTTCAGGATTTGCCtctcaattaaatttagcAAAGTCGTctatattcaaaaaaatcgGTCTCAAAATAAATGATCCTTCTGATCCAGCAAATTTAGAGAGGATAAGATTTTCAAGTGAGAATTTACTCACATGTGATGATCTGGCATATTCTAACCAGATTTTATATTCAACTGAACGGATTATCATcaaagataatattaagaTGATCAAggatgaaattttaaagccATCTGATTGGCTCTCTGATAAATTTACAAGTCCAGAGGATTCTACTTTAACAGAAGAAGACCTATTATCTCAAAAATGGGGTAGATTTGGTACCTCGAGTGTTTGGGTGGAAAGTTTACAGTATTACATAACTGTTTCCCGTATCACATACTCTGCAGATGGTAAGAAGTCAGAACCTGATGTATCTTTAGTTCGTGGACAATTATTTGATAGGAATTGGAATGAAGTTAAAGGTAAATATATTCCAAAATTACACACTTATTCCAACGATCGAGAAAGACATAATAACCCGAGACATAAAGCTTGTGAGGAGGTTATTAATGATCCCCTTTCATATTACAATTGTTTAAACGCTAAATCAAGCAACTCGAAACCACAAGATGAGAAAGAGTGgaacaaatttttaataaagaattatattgTTTATCCAAAAACGTTTCACTTTGAATTCAATGCGGTGGGTAAAGGGAAAGGTATGGAAGATCCACGTATCATTTTAAGAAAAACTGCAGGGTTTGAAGAACCAATGGTTGTTTTTAACTTGGATAATGGCCATGGGAGAAAGATGTTTAGTTTATTTCCTCATAGATCCGAGCGTGACTTATTACAATTCAACTATCACGAAGATGGTAATACAGTTCAGAAAAATTGGACTCCATTTTTCTCTAAGGAGGATTTGACAGGCTTAACAGATTTTTACTCTGGTTACGttcatttcattaaaaGAATGCACCCTTTAGAAATCCTAAGGTGCTCTTTAGTTGATGGTTCATGTAAAATGGTATACAAGTCTCGAATTTCAAGtgagaaaaatattgatattatccGTGGTGGAACTCAATATGTCCCATTACCTACCATTTTGCCTGAGGTTTACGGTAAACAAATATGGATTGGGTTTCCAAAATTACACATAAATAAGTGCGGCTGTGGTGAAAGATTCTACAGACCTATGCTATCAATACTGGTTGAAGAGAATGGAGTATTTAATCAAGAGATGCTTGTACCTTCATTAGATTTTGAAACGGATGTTTTGTCATGGGACGAGAAAAATAGCGCATGTGGTGGATTTAATGTCATGTCTCCAAATTCGATATCTGCCTGGGAAGTTTTAGCTCAGGATCCTAAAACTAAAAGATTCGATGATTATTTAACACTAACATATGGTGAATCGGATTCAAGATCATCAGTAATTACCGTGAGAGGTATTCTTGATTATGTgctaaatatatataaacaaaaaaatctaCAAGACACTTACAAAGATACCCTGCTTGATGATTTTATAATCAAAACCAGTTTTAAATGTGTAGCAGATTCGGCGGCCCGTACATGTAAAGAATATGGATTAACACATCCTGAAAAAACTACAGATACTGACACCACTATGAATGTTGCCAAGCAATCTAATTCCTTGTAA
- the TBLA0B04820 gene encoding uncharacterized protein: MEYYSSDTNSPSQGKDGTRIIMGHNSYDDPDSSNSRSSTDSKKNISTEKHVIDLEEKFQGDTIYQLSSRNSFHDESSYSPKPGKIERFFKSLNAETNGIEPIPDEQKTDNSLLNAASMWFSANLVLASYSLGVLGTAVYGLNFGQSAMVIIFFNIIGLLPVAFFSVFGAQLSMRQMILSRFLIGNVTARIFSIFNTIACGGWVVVNTIAAAQLLNMVNIGSGHNAPLWAGCLIVIGGTLLVSFFGYGFIHTYEKYSWIPNFAIFLVIIARLKMSGQYEEGPWTGGRTTAGNVLSFGSTVFGFAAGWTTYAADYTVYMPKSTNKCKIFFALVAGLSFPLFFTQLIGAAAGTGVIKNAQWAKLYDKNGTGGLTYGIIVQDSLHGFGQFCCVLLAMSTVAINIPGIYTLSMSVPAIWSKLNKVPRIFWTFASNAVILGIAIPACYYFTSFMQNFMDSISYFLAIYIAMSLSEHFIYRKGKFENYNIEDWNNPKNLPIGYAGVSGLIVGAFGVAIGMVQTYWRGEIGRLIGKDGGDIGFELGLSWSFIAYNLIRPLELKYFGR; the protein is encoded by the coding sequence atggaatattattcaagTGACACTAATAGCCCATCACAGGGGAAGGATGGTACTAGAATTATTATGGGTCATAATTCATACGATGACCCTGATTCTTCAAACTCTCGTTCCTCTACTGacagtaaaaaaaatatttctactGAAAAACATGTTATAGAtcttgaagaaaaatttcaagGTGATACTATATACCAGTTATCAAGTAGAAATAGTTTTCATGATGAGAGTAGCTATTCTCCAAAACCTGGTAAGATAGAAAGATTTTTTAAGTCATTAAATGCAGAAACGAATGGTATAGAACCAATACCAGATGAACAAAAAACAGATAATTCTTTGCTTAATGCCGCTTCAATGTGGTTTTCTGCAAATCTAGTGTTAGCTTCTTATTCTTTAGGGGTTCTTGGTACTGCAGTTTATGGTCTAAATTTTGGTCAGTCAGCTATggtaattattttttttaatataattggTCTTCTTCCTGtggcttttttttcagtttttGGAGCTCAATTATCTATGAGACAAATGATTCTATCACGATTTTTAATTGGTAATGTCACTGcaagaattttttcaatttttaataccATTGCTTGTGGAGGATGGGTGGTTGTTAATACAATTGCAGCTGCACAATTACTGAATATGGTAAATATTGGTTCTGGTCATAATGCACCACTTTGGGCCGGTTGTTTAATTGTTATTGGAGGAACACTACttgtttcattttttgGTTATGGATTTATTCATACTTATGAGAAATATTCCTGGATTCCAAATTTTGCAATCTTTTTAGTAATCATTGCAAGATTAAAGATGTCTGGTCAATATGAAGAAGGTCCATGGACTGGTGGACGTACTACAGCGGGGAATGTTTTGAGTTTTGGTTCTACAGTCTTTGGATTTGCTGCTGGCTGGACCACTTATGCAGCTGATTATACTGTGTACATGCCAAAATCAACCAATAAATGtaagattttttttgctttggTTGCTGGATTATCATTCCCACTATTTTTTACCCAACTAATTGGTGCAGCAGCCGGTACGGGTGTTATCAAGAATGCACAATGGGCAAAATTATATGACAAAAATGGAACTGGTGGTCTAACTTATGGGATTATTGTTCAAGACTCTCTTCATGGTTTTGGCCAATTTTGCTGTGTTTTGTTAGCAATGTCTACGGTAGCAATAAATATACCAGGTATTTATACACTTTCAATGTCTGTCCCTGCTATTTggtcaaaattaaataaagttCCAAGAATATTTTGGACTTTTGCATCGAATGCTGTCATCCTCGGTATTGCCATTCCAgcttgttattattttacaaGTTTCATGCAGAATTTTATGGATTCAATAAGTTACTTTCTTGCTATCTATATTGCAATGTCATTGTCAGAACATTTCATTTATAGAAAAGGAAAGTTTgaaaattacaatattGAAGATTGGAACAatccaaaaaatttaccaatTGGTTATGCAGGAGTTTCAGGTTTAATTGTTGGTGCTTTTGGTGTGGCAATAGGAATGGTTCAGACTTACTGGAGAGGAGAAATTGGTAGATTGATCGGTAAAGATGGTGGTGACATTGGTTTCGAGCTTGGGTTGTCTTGGTCCTTTATTgcatataatttaataagaccattagaattaaaatacTTTGGTAGATGA
- the COX7 gene encoding cytochrome c oxidase subunit VII (similar to Saccharomyces cerevisiae COX7 (YMR256C); ancestral locus Anc_8.807): protein MANRVIELQRIFQQSTKPLWMRHPRSKFIIYPFFGLFTVALVAPLCYLPNAIMGIKAKK from the coding sequence ATGGCCAACAGAGTTATCGAATTACAAAGAATATTTCAACAATCCACCAAACCATTATGGATGAGACATCCAAGATCAAAGTTTATCATCTATCCATTCTTTGGTCTTTTTACCGTTGCTTTAGTCGCTCCATTGTGCTACCTTCCAAACGCCATCATGGGTATTAAAGCAAAGAAATAG
- the TBLA0B04770 gene encoding uncharacterized protein, whose amino-acid sequence MVNKKLNKEFSYYTDTDYTNFSDTDLSLKTESSSRLLQLSSNTKAKSKYSCNYSKPNKLFSKLRKYNQKFTHMIHSRLHIRETKLSKSIIFSVFVFIIFLITNHYSSKEYKISYSYYSPVLFYKQYSVDRIKGLLDLDLSSKFNSISYIENLPINSKIIDDKYQTFRFKGYTPNMRFDQLKMLENNKNTNNKDIVKFDNHIDEGTLVKASCEDLEHNGEVQYSKERTILKDDLIAVRKNILTKDDFITNIIKNHEDSEKDMKVEDIIRKKWFKFGTSSVWLEKEQCYLAISRILYSSEGIKTKPVVSVLRAQTFDKNWKEIIGKRIPRVDVDLPQNLEVELEKVDREFGISFSCEHLKGNPTAYDKCLVKQANGYLKDSQRRDKLLDRYFVTYPTIFRFPFKSDGNFLGAEDPHIVLREKNGVEEPIVVFNMDNGHGRRMHAYLPHRSFDQMIEFKFNDEEMKSTEKGWAPFYKREYNEESISSLSRGSIHFIYNFQPLEILKCSLNDGLCEKIFQTQSLGLESGSLLKDVTGGTQFRSLPSSLPLIENKNIWVGFSKYKATDCKCGHSFYRPMLQVLLESNGVFYMDLFSPSMDFDSDILSWDEKNFNCGGINQMAPNSIASWEILKQDVATQKYYDYMTFTYSESDTLSKAMVIKGLLNYILKTYTEKGIDEEYSINSHTDYIMGSALKCVEAQAHDRCTEYLQLHS is encoded by the coding sequence atggttaATAAAAAGTTGAACAAAGAGTTCAGTTATTATACTGATACAGATTATACAAATTTCTCTGATACAGATCTGTCTTTAAAAACTGAGTCAAGTTCAAGACTTTTACAATTAAGCTCAAACACAAAGGccaaatcaaaatattcttgtAACTATTCGAAGcctaataaattattttcaaaattaagaaaatataatcaaaaattCACACATATGATACATTCTAGACTCCACATTCGAGAAACAAAACTTTctaaatcaataatatttagtgtttttgttttcatAATCTTTTTAATAACTAATCATTATTCTtctaaagaatataaaatatcataCTCTTACTATAGCCCAGTTTTGTTCTACAAACAATATTCAGTCGATAGGATAAAGGGACTATTAGATCTAGACTTATCttccaaatttaattcaatttcttaTATAGAAAACCTACCAATTAATTCGAAGATAATAGATGACAAATATCAAACCTTTAGATTTAAGGGATACACTCCAAATATGCGATttgatcaattaaaaatgttggaaaataataaaaacactaataataaagatatagTGAAGTTTGATAATCATATTGATGAAGGCACGCTGGTAAAAGCAAGTTGTGAGGATTTAGAACATAATGGTGAAGTTCAATACTCAAAAGAGCGTACAATACTGaaagatgatttaattgCTGTTcggaaaaatattttgactAAAGATGATTTTATTACAAACATAATTAAGAATCACGAAGACAGTGAAAAAGATATGAAAGTAGAAGATATTATTCGTAAGAAATGGTTTAAATTTGGTACTTCAAGTGTGTGGTTGGAGAAAGAGCAATGTTACCTTGCAATTTCGCGAATTCTTTATTCCAGCGAAGGTATTAAAACGAAACCTGTTGTTTCAGTTTTAAGAGCTCAAacttttgataaaaattggaaagaaataatagGCAAAAGAATCCCAAGAGTTGATGTAGATTTACCACAAAATCTTGAAGTTGAGTTGGAAAAAGTTGATAGAGAGTTTGGGATATCTTTCTCATGTGAACATTTAAAAGGGAACCCTACTGCATATGATAAATGCTTAGTTAAACAAGCAAATGGGTATTTGAAAGACTCTCAAAGAAGAGATAAACTATTAGATCGTTATTTTGTCACTTATCCAACCATATTTAGATTTCCTTTCAAGAGTGATGGTAACTTTTTGGGAGCAGAAGATCCACATATTGTattaagagaaaaaaatggagTTGAGGAACCAATTGTTGTTTTCAATATGGATAATGGACATGGAAGAAGGATGCATGCATATTTACCACACCGTAGTTTTGATCAAATgatagaatttaaatttaatgatgaagagATGAAATCAACGGAAAAAGGTTGGGCCCCATTTTACAAAAGAGAGTACAATGAAGAAAGTATCTCTTCGCTATCAAGAGGTTCTATTCATTTCATTTACAACTTCCAACCTTtggaaattttgaaatgttCATTAAATGATGGATTAtgtgaaaaaatattccaaactCAATCTTTAGGATTAGAAAGTGGATCTTTACTAAAAGATGTTACCGGTGGGACACAATTCCGATCTCTGCCATCATCTTTACCATTGATTGAAAACAAGAATATATGGGTTggattttctaaatataaagCAACCGATTGTAAATGCGGACACTCATTTTATAGGCCCATGCTACAAGTGTTGCTAGAATCAAATGGGGTGTTTTATATGGACCTTTTCTCACCTTCTATGGACTTTGATTCTGACATATTAAGTTGGGAtgagaaaaattttaactGTGGTGGTATAAACCAAATGGCCCCTAATTCCATTGCCTCTTGGgagattttaaaacaagATGTGGCTAcccaaaaatattatgattaCATGACGTTCACATATAGTGAATCTGACACATTATCTAAAGCTATGGTCATCAAGggtttattaaattatatattgaaaaccTATACAGAGA
- the TBLA0B04800 gene encoding uncharacterized protein: protein MKYKNSNKSRISRVCNSCRIQKLKCDRERPSCKRCLKNKRPCYYDTSSPVLILNSVNIPLGNDRLIEMTSKDFPTISNEKSKSTTSENYSIFQSHDLNLNYNVSLWNARDMYVSQGPSTYLDFPYGPHSIAQYDPFSRIFCSCTHGTVLADLQNKLDRISLSNNITTMDSNTDSINPGEIISPLQFLKEAITHWAKNTNRNITNQLPPEYFNTIYTIEDRINPKLMSTIQELIQKVELLLPNMQNISIILLYFYENVYPFYPLIEIPTFENNLKEILEFQTNGYYKIIINKEDIRRKIETLVLFLLIIVISLRDPKFGLDNDQTMHPIQLANNIMIISEKLLSLLNGFKFTSENALACLLYSYISEYLNPGNDEMHVTHNGILILKCLTELAITLGLHEEPSQFSRYKADTFSTHSYFRLRYKLWLGIQTLRMLMITADGGCTILDQLYLENYFSNRDDLLDFPFGYMMSMSEFEKKLFELQKDKYQVHIKLTRLMNHCNKSSRTQNLIEISENINNLGAFISQKFPLPDASQPILATNIFVEEWRGAKFKFEEIKMVETLKVNILYLSSVLSIYNTLMFHFERNITENEERNEKFYHFYLVKGFGCYLELLTLILQYFENEFSPYTKINYEYSLNKGITFLMIKLWIAQLSYILRFSRKNEILINQLADSRYSEIHSKLENERAIVSYMIDSISSHMGLICILITAKFGYCYIGCSQVILMINYFLYLVNNSYLGQIQNAYWTNVINHTQISTKIVDKMNLKWGLSASNTNFIEKY, encoded by the coding sequence atgaaatataaaaattcaaataagtCAAGAATTTCAAGAGTTTGTAATTCATGCAGAATCCAAAAACTAAAATGTGATAGAGAAAGGCCATCTTGTAAAAGATGTCTAAAAAACAAGAGGCCATGCTATTATGACACTAGCTCTCCAGTTCTGATTCTTAATTCCGTAAATATCCCTTTAGGCAACGATAGATTGATAGAAATGACTTCAAAAGATTTCCCTACAatttctaatgaaaaatctAAAAGTACCACTAGCGAAAACTATTCTATATTCCAATCACATGATTTAAACTTAAATTATAATGTATCATTATGGAACGCTAGAGATATGTATGTCAGCCAAGGTCCATCAACATATTTAGACTTCCCCTATGGACCACATAGTATTGCTCAGTATGATCCATTCAGTAGAATTTTTTGCTCTTGCACACATGGTACAGTATTAGCTGATCTACAAAACAAATTAGATAGgatatcattatcaaataatatcacAACTATGGACTCTAATACTGATTCCATTAATCCAGGTGAAATTATCAGCCCTCTACAGTTTCTTAAGGAAGCTATTACCCATTGGGCTAAAAACACAAATAGGAACATCACAAACCAGTTGCCACCAGAGTATTTCAATACAATTTATACAATAGAAGATAGAATAAACCCTAAATTGATGTCAACAATTCAAGAACTTATTCAAAAGGTAGAGCTACTCCTACCTAACATGCAAAATATCAGCATCATTCTTCTCTATTTTTATGAAAATGTATACCCATTTTACCCATTGATCGAAATACCAACATTTgaaaacaatttaaaagagATATTGGAGTTTCAAACGAATGGATATTATaagattattataaataaagaGGATATTCGACGGAAAATAGAAACTTTAGtgttatttcttttaataattgtgATTAGTTTAAGAGATCCAAAATTTGGGCTAGATAATGATCAGACTATGCATCCAATCCAATTAGCAAATAATATCATGATAATATCTGAAAAACTTCTATCATTACTCAATGGGTTTAAGTTTACTAGTGAAAACGCACTTGCATGCTTACtttattcttatatttcggaatatttaaatccaGGAAATGACGAAATGCATGTTACACATAATGGGATCCTAATATTGAAGTGTCTTACAGAATTAGCAATTACATTAGGGTTACATGAAGAGCCATCGCAATTCTCTAGATATAAGGCGGATACATTTTCAACTCATTCGTATTTTAGACTCAGGTATAAACTATGGTTAGGCATTCAAACATTAAGAATGTTGATGATTACAGCGGATGGTGGCTGTACAATTCTAGatcaattatatttggAAAACTATTTCAGTAATAGAgatgatttattagattttcCTTTTGGATATATGATGTCAATGtctgaatttgaaaaaaaattatttgaattacaAAAGGATAAATATCAAGTTCATATTAAACTTACACGACTAATGAATCATTGCAATAAATCTTCCCGAACGCAAAACCTTATAGAAATATCggaaaatattaacaatCTAGGAGCATTTATTTCTCAAAAGTTTCCATTACCTGATGCATCACAACCTATTCTAGCGACAAATATCTTTGTTGAAGAATGGAGAGGGGCTaagtttaaatttgaagaaattaaaatggTTGAAACTTTAAAGGTTAATATTCTGTATTTATCTAGCGTATTAAGTATTTATAATACATTAATGTTCCACTTTGAGCGTAATATCacagaaaatgaagaacgaaatgaaaaattttatcatttttatctaGTAAAGGGATTTGGTTGCTACTTGGAACTGCTCACGCTAATacttcaatattttgaaaatgaattttccCCTTATACTAAAATCAATTATGAATATTCTCTCAATAAAGGAATCACATTTCTTATGATAAAATTATGGATAGCTCAGCTGTCATATATCTTGAGGTTTTCACGCAAAAATGagatattaattaatcaattaGCTGATTCAAGATATTCCGAGATTCATTCAAAATTAGAGAATGAAAGGGCAATTGTTAGTTACATGATTGATTCAATATCTAGCCATATGGGGctaatttgtattttaataaCTGCTAAATTTGGATATTGTTATATCGGCTGTTCTCAAGttattttaatgataaactattttctttatttagtAAACAATAGCTACTTAGGCCAAATTCAAAATGCATACTGGACCAACGTAATTAATCACACTCAAATATCTACTAAAATTGTTGAtaaaatgaatttgaaatggGGGTTAAGTGCAAGTAATACCAATTTTATtgagaaatattaa